The bacterium DNA window TGCGTTACTACTTTGTGCCCTTTGTGGTTTATCCTTTTTTAATCGCAAAGAACGCAAAGAAATCGACCGCAAAGAACGCAAAGATTAAAGGAGAAAAGAATCATAGAAAATTCACGAAACTCCAGTACTATAAAAGATATGGGTAATGATTAGGATGAAAATCAGGGATGTTAAGCGTCTTGTCCATAGATTTTAATTTTTTTCTCTGCGTCTCTGTGTCTCTACGGTGAACGGTTACAAACAACGAAAGACCCGCAATGCACAAAAAAAAGGAAATTTTTGTCTCTGGTGAATAGATTTTAATTTTTTCTCTGCTAACTCTTTTGTCTGTACGGGGAAGGGTTACCAATATTACTTCCATAAATTTCTATCTAAACTGCGATATTGGATGGCTTCAGAGATATGTGTGGCGGTGATTGTATCTGTGTTTTCTAAATCACTGATGGTGCGGGCGACCTTTAATACTCGGTCATAAGTACGGGCTGAAAAACCTAATTTATCAATCGCTGTCCGAAGTAATTCTTTTCCCTGGTCTTCTACCTGACAATATTTTTTAATCTCACGGGGTCCCATTTGACTATTAGCATAAACCCTTTGATGAGATGAATCTCTTTGTTGTTGAATCTGACGGGCTTTATTGATTCTTTCACGGATGAGCGTTGATGATTCTTCTTGAGTTTCCCCTTCAAGGTCTTTATACTTCAGACCGGGCACTTCAATATGAATATCAATTCTATCCCACAGCGGCCCTGATATTTTCGCCAGATACTTTTGTATTTGAGTTGGGGTGCAACTACATTCTTTTGATGGGTCGGTTAGATTTCCACAAGGACAGGGATTCATTGCCGCAACCAACATAAATGAGGCGGGAAAGGTAAGCGAAGTACTTGCCCGTGAGATAGTTACCAGACCATCTTCTAAAGGCTGTCTTAATGATTCTAAGACATTGCGGGGAAATTCTGGCAGTTCATCAAGGAATAAAACACCATTGTGAGATAAACTTATCTCTCCTGGTTTAGGAACCTGGCCACCGCCGACTAATCCGGCATCTGAAATGCTGTGATGTGGTGCTCGAAAAGGCCGTGTCGTGAGTAAAGAACATTGATGAAAGACTAATCCGGCAATGGAATGAATCTTGGTTGTTTCAATCGCCTCGGATAATGATAATTCCGGTAAAATAGTTGGTAT harbors:
- a CDS encoding YifB family Mg chelatase-like AAA ATPase, which translates into the protein MLAKSYSAGLSGIDGYIVTVEVNTTGSTPYFNIVGLPDSAVKESKERVKIAIVNSQCQFPYNKRVVVNLAPAEIKKEGAFFDLPIALAMIATTQQIPATALVQYLIVGELSLDGAVKPIKGALPIASSAKEAGFKNLIVPFANAPEAAVVEGINVYPVKTLYETVKFIAGELSISPHIVDIKALFSQTSKYDLDFCEVKGQAHVKRAIEVACAGGHNILMIGPPGSGKTMLARRIPTILPELSLSEAIETTKIHSIAGLVFHQCSLLTTRPFRAPHHSISDAGLVGGGQVPKPGEISLSHNGVLFLDELPEFPRNVLESLRQPLEDGLVTISRASTSLTFPASFMLVAAMNPCPCGNLTDPSKECSCTPTQIQKYLAKISGPLWDRIDIHIEVPGLKYKDLEGETQEESSTLIRERINKARQIQQQRDSSHQRVYANSQMGPREIKKYCQVEDQGKELLRTAIDKLGFSARTYDRVLKVARTISDLENTDTITATHISEAIQYRSLDRNLWK